The following are encoded in a window of Castanea sativa cultivar Marrone di Chiusa Pesio chromosome 5, ASM4071231v1 genomic DNA:
- the LOC142636672 gene encoding mediator of RNA polymerase II transcription subunit 6-like isoform X2 produces MTGICFKDQLWLNTYPLDRNLVFDYFALSPFYDWTCNNEQLRMRSIHPLDLSHLSIMNFESDGKGANYPGAQSRSLYHISKAFTIAASKLEKIGCVDADESAALKSKVAKETIDFKEVKRIDHILASLQRKLPPAPLPPLFPEGYVPPANADTEKAPEVQQSGEVQPPSVDPIIDQGPAKRMKL; encoded by the exons ATGACGGGGATATGCTTCAAGGACCAGTTGTGGCTCAACACTTACCCTCTGGACCGAAACTTGGTTTTCGATTACTTTGCTCTCTCACCATTCTACGACTGGACTTGCAATAATGAGCAACTCCGCATGCGCTCCATTCACCCACTCGACCTCTCTCACCTCTC gATAATGAACTTTGAAAGTGATGGCAAAGGTGCGAACTACCCAGGAGCTCAA AGCCGGTCTCTTTATCATATATCCAAAGCTTTTACTATTGCTGCTTCAAAGTTGGAGAAGATTGGATGTG TTGATGCTGATGAGAGTGCAGCCTTGAAATCAAAGGTTGCTAAAGAGACAATTGATTTTAAGGAAGTTAAGCGAATAGATCATATACTTGCATCCTTGCAACGAAAG CTTCCACCAGCTCCTCTGCCACCACTATTTCCAGAAGGTTATGTTCCTCCTGCCAATGCAGACACAGAGAAAGCACCCGAAGTGCAGCAATCTGGAGAAGTACAACCTCCTTCAGTTGATCCCATTATTGATCAAGGTCCTGCTAaaagaatgaaactttga
- the LOC142636672 gene encoding mediator of RNA polymerase II transcription subunit 6-like isoform X1 — translation MTGICFKDQLWLNTYPLDRNLVFDYFALSPFYDWTCNNEQLRMRSIHPLDLSHLSIMNFESDGKGANYPGAQSRSLYHISKAFTIAASKLEKIGCVDADESAALKSKVAKETIDFKEVKRIDHILASLQRKVSVWLEVRYIFKECKFDCLSNICTSSLFGQLPPAPLPPLFPEGYVPPANADTEKAPEVQQSGEVQPPSVDPIIDQGPAKRMKL, via the exons ATGACGGGGATATGCTTCAAGGACCAGTTGTGGCTCAACACTTACCCTCTGGACCGAAACTTGGTTTTCGATTACTTTGCTCTCTCACCATTCTACGACTGGACTTGCAATAATGAGCAACTCCGCATGCGCTCCATTCACCCACTCGACCTCTCTCACCTCTC gATAATGAACTTTGAAAGTGATGGCAAAGGTGCGAACTACCCAGGAGCTCAA AGCCGGTCTCTTTATCATATATCCAAAGCTTTTACTATTGCTGCTTCAAAGTTGGAGAAGATTGGATGTG TTGATGCTGATGAGAGTGCAGCCTTGAAATCAAAGGTTGCTAAAGAGACAATTGATTTTAAGGAAGTTAAGCGAATAGATCATATACTTGCATCCTTGCAACGAAAG GTCTCAGTTTGGTTAGAAGTCAGATATATATTCAAGGAATGTAAATTTGATTGCTTGTCAAACATTTGTACCTCCTCTCTGTTCGGGCAGCTTCCACCAGCTCCTCTGCCACCACTATTTCCAGAAGGTTATGTTCCTCCTGCCAATGCAGACACAGAGAAAGCACCCGAAGTGCAGCAATCTGGAGAAGTACAACCTCCTTCAGTTGATCCCATTATTGATCAAGGTCCTGCTAaaagaatgaaactttga